The Oscillospiraceae bacterium genome has a segment encoding these proteins:
- a CDS encoding Gfo/Idh/MocA family oxidoreductase, with translation MHKVGIIGYGGMGSGWHPQRFEETGRAKAVAAYDINPVKLEKAEKDGLVACRSAEELLAMPDIDIIVVATPNNFHCKYSLAALEAGKNVLCEKPVMMNAAELEKVLAMANKTGKIFSAHQNRRFDRDFVTVKTAVEGGMIGKPFYIESRVQGCRGIPGDWRCVTAAGGGMIYDWGIHLLDQILWMEKPPVTEVYCHLLKVKYDVDDNFKLLLKFKNGLSALIEIDTYCFLPLPRWHVHGDHGTMVVDDWNCGGKIKKSKTLEMVWEEGVVWTEGGPTKTMAPRPRESVEELALPDVKTDVVDFSRNFLDAVEGRCPQLVRHDEMLRVMKVIDAAFRSGNEGICIKF, from the coding sequence ATGCACAAGGTAGGAATCATCGGATACGGCGGAATGGGCAGCGGCTGGCATCCGCAGCGGTTTGAGGAGACCGGAAGGGCAAAGGCCGTCGCCGCTTACGACATCAATCCGGTGAAGCTGGAGAAAGCCGAAAAAGACGGGCTGGTTGCCTGCAGAAGCGCCGAAGAACTGCTTGCAATGCCTGACATTGATATCATCGTCGTCGCTACCCCTAATAATTTTCATTGCAAGTACTCTCTCGCGGCGCTCGAAGCCGGAAAAAATGTGTTATGCGAAAAACCGGTGATGATGAACGCTGCGGAACTCGAAAAAGTGCTCGCAATGGCGAACAAGACAGGGAAAATCTTTTCAGCACACCAAAATCGCCGGTTCGACCGCGATTTTGTGACCGTGAAAACCGCTGTTGAAGGTGGTATGATCGGCAAACCGTTTTATATCGAGAGTCGGGTTCAGGGCTGCCGCGGCATCCCGGGCGACTGGCGCTGCGTGACCGCAGCCGGCGGCGGAATGATCTACGACTGGGGCATTCACCTGTTAGATCAGATTCTATGGATGGAAAAGCCCCCGGTCACCGAAGTCTACTGTCATCTGCTCAAGGTAAAATATGATGTCGACGACAATTTCAAGTTGCTGTTGAAGTTCAAAAACGGCCTTTCGGCGCTGATTGAGATCGATACATATTGCTTCTTACCGCTTCCGCGCTGGCATGTTCACGGCGACCACGGCACGATGGTCGTCGACGACTGGAACTGCGGCGGAAAAATCAAGAAATCAAAGACGCTGGAGATGGTCTGGGAAGAAGGTGTCGTATGGACCGAGGGCGGCCCCACCAAGACTATGGCACCGCGGCCCCGCGAGAGTGTCGAGGAGCTTGCGCTGCCGGACGTCAAGACCGATGTGGTCGATTTCTCCCGCAATTTCCTCGACGCAGTCGAGGGGAGGTGCCCGCAGCTCGTCCGGCATGACGAGATGCTGCGTGTGATGAAGGTCATCGACGCAGCGTTCAGGTCGGGCAACGAGGGCATCTGCATCAAGTTCTGA